In Paenibacillus ihbetae, the following are encoded in one genomic region:
- a CDS encoding phosphosulfolactate synthase: MNNSLRAVWPTELSDPSGQRSNPAMGKKDRDAYGGTGRGITMVIDKGLGRHAFTDLIETSSDYIDCIKFGFGTAPLYKMDMLLYKISLAKQHGIMVMPGGTLLETAVQQDVVPAFFNSICSLGFNAVEVSDGTIELSRKQRTALIREGKQRGFRVFTEYGKKLSGSLIDAAMLAKTMETDLSAGAEFITIEARESGMGVGIFDKQGECREEVIDDIIKFIPDSRKLIWEAPLKHQQAMLLRKFGSNVHLGNIPPSEVLALETMRRGLRQDTFELGVRAQEADRFCYVI; this comes from the coding sequence ATGAACAATTCCCTGCGTGCAGTTTGGCCCACGGAGTTAAGTGACCCGAGCGGGCAGCGCAGCAATCCCGCAATGGGAAAAAAAGACCGCGACGCCTATGGGGGCACAGGCCGCGGGATTACGATGGTCATTGATAAGGGCCTTGGCCGTCATGCGTTCACCGATCTGATCGAAACCTCTTCGGATTACATCGATTGCATCAAGTTCGGTTTCGGTACGGCTCCGCTGTATAAAATGGATATGCTGCTATATAAAATCAGTCTGGCCAAACAGCACGGGATCATGGTCATGCCGGGCGGAACCCTTCTCGAGACCGCCGTGCAGCAGGATGTTGTCCCTGCTTTCTTCAATTCCATATGCAGCCTCGGCTTCAATGCCGTCGAAGTATCCGACGGTACCATCGAGCTGTCCCGCAAACAACGGACGGCACTGATCCGGGAAGGCAAACAACGGGGATTTCGCGTTTTTACGGAGTATGGCAAGAAGCTGTCCGGTTCCCTTATAGATGCCGCCATGCTTGCCAAAACGATGGAAACGGATTTGTCCGCAGGCGCCGAGTTTATAACGATTGAAGCCCGCGAATCGGGAATGGGTGTCGGCATTTTCGATAAGCAAGGCGAATGTCGGGAAGAAGTGATTGACGATATCATTAAGTTCATTCCGGATTCAAGAAAGCTGATCTGGGAAGCGCCACTTAAACACCAGCAGGCCATGCTTTTGCGCAAGTTCGGTTCCAATGTACATTTAGGGAATATTCCGCCTTCCGAGGTTCTCGCGCTGGAAACGATGCGCCGCGGGCTTCGTCAGGATACGTTTGAACTTGGGGTAAGAGCGCAGGAAGCGGATCGGTTTTGTTATGTCATTTAA
- a CDS encoding YitT family protein, with protein MSIPFFPYRWRLLFTRRTAIRFLLITAGAVIQGFAMAVFLFPHAIPSGGGAGIAVLLNHAFGLPMSFGLWFANTIFLVFTVQYLGSISAFGTVYVITVTSVSVNFFEVFVDPPFKNVWIDLLFGSVILGTGVAMLIRQRVSNGGIGFVALAIYKYKGINPGTSLFWMNGIIFALTAYVIDWKIIILAVGCQWMSTRIINWIHQFPAPKTTYAPAWRKK; from the coding sequence GTGAGCATTCCGTTCTTTCCCTACCGATGGAGACTGCTGTTTACTCGTCGAACCGCGATAAGGTTTCTCCTCATTACGGCCGGAGCCGTCATACAGGGCTTCGCCATGGCCGTATTCTTGTTTCCTCACGCCATTCCCTCCGGAGGAGGCGCGGGGATCGCGGTGCTGCTAAACCATGCCTTCGGCCTCCCGATGAGCTTCGGGCTGTGGTTTGCCAATACGATTTTTCTTGTTTTCACCGTCCAATATCTTGGCAGCATCAGCGCCTTCGGAACCGTGTATGTCATAACGGTCACTTCCGTATCCGTCAATTTCTTCGAGGTGTTTGTAGATCCGCCGTTCAAAAATGTGTGGATTGATCTGCTCTTCGGTTCAGTCATTCTCGGTACCGGCGTCGCCATGCTGATCAGGCAGCGGGTCTCGAACGGAGGAATCGGTTTTGTAGCCCTGGCGATCTATAAATACAAGGGGATCAACCCCGGAACATCGTTGTTCTGGATGAACGGCATCATCTTTGCCCTGACCGCCTATGTGATTGATTGGAAAATTATAATCCTTGCCGTGGGATGCCAATGGATGTCGACAAGGATCATTAACTGGATCCACCAGTTTCCCGCCCCGAAGACGACCTATGCACCCGCCTGGCGCAAAAAATAA
- a CDS encoding SDR family oxidoreductase — translation MRLKDRVAVVTGAASGMGKAIAELYAQEGAKVIVSDLNKEGAEAVAAGIKASGGEAIAIRTNVAELEDINAMIDTAVQQYGTLDILVNNAGIMDNMAAIGEVDDEKWDLIFDINTKGVMRAIRKAIPIFLEKGKGVIVNTASTGGFSGAHAGAAYTASKHAVIGITKNTGFMYAQKGIRCNAIAPGATITNIASTMNNVDEFGASRTKVTQGVIPRTGQPEEIAQVALFLASDESSFINGAVIAADGGWTAGF, via the coding sequence ATGCGGTTGAAGGATAGAGTGGCTGTCGTTACAGGTGCTGCGTCGGGGATGGGCAAAGCCATTGCGGAGCTGTATGCACAAGAAGGAGCCAAGGTGATTGTTTCCGATTTAAATAAAGAAGGCGCGGAAGCGGTTGCAGCCGGGATCAAGGCCTCGGGTGGAGAAGCTATCGCCATAAGAACGAATGTAGCGGAGCTGGAAGATATCAACGCGATGATCGATACCGCCGTTCAACAGTACGGAACCCTGGATATTCTTGTGAATAATGCCGGGATCATGGATAACATGGCGGCAATCGGTGAAGTGGACGATGAGAAATGGGACCTGATTTTCGATATCAATACGAAAGGCGTCATGCGTGCCATACGCAAAGCGATCCCTATTTTCCTTGAAAAGGGGAAAGGCGTGATCGTAAACACAGCTTCGACGGGCGGATTCAGCGGGGCGCATGCCGGAGCAGCCTATACGGCTTCGAAGCACGCGGTGATCGGTATCACGAAGAACACCGGATTCATGTATGCCCAGAAGGGGATCCGCTGCAATGCCATTGCTCCGGGTGCAACGATCACCAATATCGCCTCGACGATGAACAATGTGGACGAGTTCGGTGCTTCCCGCACGAAAGTGACCCAAGGGGTCATTCCGCGGACCGGCCAACCGGAAGAAATCGCTCAAGTTGCTTTGTTCCTGGCATCCGATGAATCCAGCTTTATCAACGGTGCCGTGATCGCCGCAGACGGAGGCTGGACGGCCGGCTTCTAA
- a CDS encoding type III polyketide synthase, which yields MRSSTIAILGMGTSLPVHSVSQSDIADMIAASIQDRPDLARFAKRVFKSCGVERRYTCEPSYLGRLEDCRYLPLREGSAVPTTEERMRTYQREALPLGLEAAEKALNDAGIPRENISHIVTVSCTGQFQPGLDIMLIRRLGLSPRVNRLPLIFQGCAAGLKAIQMARDVVKGDPGANVLVVCVELCTLHFQPVKEREALFAASFFGDGASACVIGCPEAWHQHVLELGCGYSVLLPDSTEDMTWEVGDIGFDLYLSPRIPKLLAAHLEEELRLLLDGDQQPDLWAIHPGGRGIVDAVQEVMRLSDEQTRYSREILREAGNLSSVTIMFVLNAMRLDMKNRHEAAAEGVAMAFGPGLTAELMRFSYVPAYSSSTSEQEHVLL from the coding sequence GTGAGATCATCGACCATTGCGATCTTGGGGATGGGGACTTCCCTGCCCGTCCACTCGGTTTCACAGTCCGATATTGCGGATATGATTGCCGCATCTATACAGGATCGACCGGATTTGGCCCGATTTGCGAAAAGGGTCTTCAAGTCATGCGGCGTAGAGAGACGGTATACCTGTGAACCCAGTTACCTAGGGCGGCTTGAGGATTGCCGTTATTTGCCGCTCCGCGAGGGATCGGCGGTACCGACCACGGAGGAGCGCATGCGCACCTACCAGCGAGAGGCGCTCCCGCTTGGATTGGAGGCGGCTGAGAAGGCACTGAACGATGCCGGCATCCCCCGTGAAAATATCTCGCATATCGTTACAGTCAGCTGTACGGGGCAATTTCAACCGGGCCTGGATATCATGCTGATTCGGCGCTTGGGTCTATCGCCACGGGTCAATCGGCTGCCATTGATATTTCAAGGGTGCGCCGCGGGGCTGAAGGCGATTCAGATGGCGCGGGATGTCGTTAAGGGTGACCCGGGAGCCAATGTGCTGGTTGTATGCGTGGAGCTGTGTACGCTTCATTTTCAGCCGGTGAAAGAGAGGGAGGCATTGTTTGCCGCTTCGTTCTTCGGGGACGGAGCGTCCGCCTGCGTCATCGGCTGCCCGGAGGCTTGGCATCAGCATGTTCTGGAGCTGGGCTGCGGTTATTCGGTACTTCTTCCGGATTCAACGGAGGACATGACATGGGAGGTTGGGGATATCGGCTTTGATCTTTATTTATCCCCCCGGATTCCTAAGCTGCTGGCCGCTCATCTTGAGGAAGAGCTTCGGCTCCTGCTCGATGGGGACCAGCAGCCTGATTTGTGGGCGATCCACCCGGGCGGAAGAGGCATCGTTGATGCGGTGCAGGAAGTGATGCGTCTAAGTGATGAACAGACACGATACAGCAGAGAGATTTTAAGAGAGGCCGGCAATCTCTCTTCCGTCACCATTATGTTCGTGTTGAACGCGATGCGCCTGGACATGAAAAACCGGCATGAGGCCGCTGCAGAAGGGGTTGCCATGGCGTTCGGCCCCGGACTTACGGCCGAGCTTATGCGCTTCAGCTACGTTCCGGCATATTCTTCATCCACAAGCGAGCAAGAGCATGTCCTTCTTTAG
- a CDS encoding 2-phosphosulfolactate phosphatase, translating to MKIRIMQGHNRPPEPAQINVVIDVIRAFTVAHYAFLNGVQGIIPVAGVDEAMKLKELHPDFILAGEIKGLLIPGFQLDNSPVRLQQFDLQGEFLIQKTTNGVTAALNAMNAEHVLVTGFSNARTTAQFIKERLLGHEEMSINIIASHPTGDDDLACAEYIADILRQSGYVTPELTIDRIRSSEAAMKFYDTGQPEFLEEDISLCTLELPSDFVMKVNIRNGMPLIEKVKAGSIHAHAR from the coding sequence ATGAAGATTCGAATAATGCAGGGACACAACCGGCCGCCCGAGCCGGCGCAGATCAATGTAGTCATTGACGTAATTCGCGCATTTACGGTGGCTCACTATGCATTTCTAAACGGGGTCCAAGGCATCATTCCTGTAGCTGGAGTCGATGAAGCTATGAAATTAAAAGAGTTACACCCTGATTTCATATTGGCCGGCGAGATTAAGGGGTTGTTGATTCCGGGATTTCAATTGGATAATTCGCCTGTTCGCTTGCAGCAGTTCGATCTCCAAGGGGAATTTCTGATCCAGAAGACAACGAACGGGGTGACTGCAGCTTTAAATGCCATGAATGCAGAGCATGTTCTTGTTACAGGCTTCTCGAATGCCAGGACAACCGCACAATTTATTAAGGAGCGGTTGCTTGGCCATGAAGAGATGAGCATAAACATCATTGCCTCCCACCCAACGGGGGATGATGACCTGGCATGCGCGGAGTATATCGCAGATATCCTCCGGCAGTCAGGCTATGTAACGCCGGAGTTGACCATTGATCGGATTCGAAGCTCAGAGGCGGCCATGAAGTTTTACGATACGGGGCAGCCTGAGTTTTTGGAGGAGGATATCTCGCTGTGCACCCTGGAGCTACCGTCCGATTTTGTGATGAAAGTGAACATTCGAAACGGGATGCCGTTGATTGAAAAGGTGAAGGCGGGTTCCATTCATGCACATGCAAGATGA
- a CDS encoding methyltransferase domain-containing protein: MSFFRPLSMRAQEEELMDDFSLGGNDLSEALKHLRRLNKLFAAPGPTLAGVDQLWKRIGSPGSLSILDVGAGSGDINRKLIRWSERKGIRLTITLVDLTEEACEEARRLFCREPRVRVQRADVRDLPEASADIVTGSQFVHHFDGEQLAEIVSHMLRASIHGVVINDIHRHRVSYTAVWLATRLISRNRYIRHDGPLSVAKGFNGSDWEELKRRLDHETMTYEWRPLFRYSVIIPKI, translated from the coding sequence ATGTCCTTCTTTAGACCATTGTCCATGCGGGCACAGGAAGAGGAACTGATGGATGATTTTTCCCTCGGCGGTAATGATTTAAGCGAGGCGCTCAAGCACTTAAGACGACTGAACAAACTGTTTGCTGCGCCGGGACCGACGCTGGCCGGGGTGGATCAATTATGGAAGCGCATCGGAAGTCCAGGCAGCCTCAGCATCCTGGATGTAGGGGCAGGCTCGGGCGATATTAACCGGAAGCTGATCCGATGGTCTGAACGTAAGGGGATCCGGCTGACGATAACCCTGGTCGATTTGACGGAGGAAGCATGCGAGGAGGCTAGGCGATTATTTTGCCGGGAGCCAAGGGTGCGAGTACAGCGGGCGGACGTGAGAGATCTCCCTGAAGCCTCCGCCGATATTGTGACAGGCTCTCAGTTCGTCCATCATTTTGACGGCGAGCAGCTGGCCGAAATCGTATCTCACATGCTGCGGGCCTCCATTCACGGGGTCGTGATCAATGACATCCATCGCCATCGGGTGTCTTATACAGCCGTATGGTTGGCAACGCGTCTCATTTCCCGCAACCGGTACATCCGGCATGATGGTCCGTTGTCAGTCGCCAAGGGCTTCAACGGCAGCGATTGGGAGGAGCTGAAACGGCGATTGGATCATGAGACGATGACCTATGAATGGAGACCGTTGTTCCGCTATTCGGTTATTATCCCTAAGATATGA
- a CDS encoding formylglycine-generating enzyme family protein, protein MTQLHPHEESYPMVTIPAGQVNLRDDRIKKTWTVELDSFCLAAVPVTVALYAAVVHTTDQAVRGSTIPVTNISWYDAIRFCNAWSRTSGLKECYSIADGGEQIHVDREANGYRLPTEAEWQYACLAGTIGYRYGELNEIAWYQGNSGGRAHAVGTKEPNAWGLFDMIGNVWEWCWDQYDPLVYGSYRSFRGGSWAEEARGCGATCRRRSHPTFKIDDLGFRLARTR, encoded by the coding sequence ATGACGCAGCTCCACCCACACGAAGAATCTTACCCTATGGTAACGATTCCTGCGGGGCAAGTTAACTTAAGGGACGACCGAATCAAAAAGACATGGACGGTGGAGCTGGATTCTTTTTGCCTTGCAGCCGTGCCGGTTACTGTAGCGCTTTATGCTGCGGTCGTGCATACGACAGACCAAGCGGTTCGCGGCTCCACGATCCCTGTCACTAATATATCTTGGTATGATGCTATTCGTTTCTGTAATGCATGGTCACGGACATCCGGCCTGAAGGAATGCTACTCGATAGCCGATGGTGGTGAACAGATTCATGTTGATCGCGAAGCGAACGGCTACCGTCTTCCTACTGAAGCGGAATGGCAATATGCATGCCTTGCAGGAACGATCGGCTACAGATATGGCGAGCTCAATGAAATCGCTTGGTATCAAGGCAACTCCGGAGGGAGAGCGCATGCTGTCGGTACTAAGGAGCCGAATGCTTGGGGGCTGTTCGATATGATCGGCAATGTGTGGGAGTGGTGCTGGGACCAATATGATCCCCTGGTATACGGCTCTTATCGATCATTTCGGGGAGGGAGCTGGGCCGAGGAGGCCAGGGGCTGCGGCGCGACATGCCGCCGTCGAAGTCATCCTACGTTTAAAATTGACGATCTGGGCTTCCGCTTAGCAAGGACGAGATGA
- a CDS encoding DUF4180 domain-containing protein encodes MKITKHEAGSRDIAVVTGTDVIIDDVQSALDLMATVQYETGSDRIVIHKSLISERFFDLSTRLAGDILQKFMNYRAKLAIVGDFSVYSSRSLRDFIYESNNGSDVFFMPTEEQAIEKLSSIK; translated from the coding sequence ATGAAGATAACGAAACACGAGGCCGGCAGCAGGGACATTGCCGTTGTAACCGGCACTGATGTAATAATTGATGATGTTCAGTCCGCACTGGATCTGATGGCAACCGTACAATATGAGACGGGCAGCGATCGGATTGTTATACATAAATCATTGATCAGCGAGCGTTTTTTCGATTTAAGCACACGCCTGGCCGGCGACATCCTGCAAAAGTTCATGAATTATCGAGCAAAGCTTGCCATTGTCGGGGATTTCTCCGTCTATTCTAGCCGAAGCCTTCGCGATTTCATTTATGAAAGCAACAATGGCAGCGATGTTTTCTTTATGCCGACTGAAGAACAGGCGATCGAGAAGCTGAGCTCCATTAAGTAA
- a CDS encoding NAD(P)/FAD-dependent oxidoreductase, protein MAVETDVIVIGAGVSGTSCALQLARKGHRTLLLDRQHFPRHKTCGEFLSPETREMLEYLGIRPDKLALGTSIMDHARIIMPHGGEITAPLPGQAYGISRYELDRLLQQHAMSAGADIVTGTTVTNIRQLADRRYEVDAKQGNERVRYAAKAVIGAHGTKKPRGVPSPDVEGDVTVFVGIKSHYQGVTLHPRVELYFCEGGYVGISPIENGRVNVAALMTLKSVQGSGKSVPEILRSASRTNKGLAYRLAEGEPVPGTQVSIAPIRLSDLPEPWSQYPHIGDAMMMLPPLCGDGMSVALRSSRLCADWTGKYLDGDIQFNEWKHQYSLEANAAFTQLLRRARRIQSLAFARTNRFYPAIARMIPGLAAYLVKATRLSESGIGTR, encoded by the coding sequence ATGGCGGTAGAAACGGACGTTATCGTTATCGGAGCTGGAGTTTCGGGCACCAGCTGCGCGCTGCAGCTCGCCAGGAAGGGCCACCGCACCCTCCTGCTGGACCGTCAGCATTTCCCGCGCCATAAAACTTGCGGCGAATTCTTGTCGCCCGAAACAAGGGAGATGCTTGAATACTTAGGCATCCGGCCCGATAAGCTAGCGCTGGGAACGAGTATCATGGATCACGCCCGAATTATTATGCCTCACGGCGGCGAGATCACAGCTCCGTTACCGGGGCAGGCATACGGCATTAGCCGTTATGAGCTGGATCGGCTCCTGCAGCAGCATGCCATGAGCGCGGGCGCGGATATTGTCACGGGAACGACGGTGACGAACATTCGGCAGCTGGCTGACCGTCGGTACGAAGTAGATGCGAAGCAAGGGAACGAACGCGTTCGATATGCTGCGAAGGCTGTTATCGGTGCACACGGGACCAAAAAGCCGCGCGGCGTTCCTTCCCCTGATGTTGAGGGGGATGTCACCGTATTCGTCGGAATAAAGTCCCATTATCAAGGCGTGACGCTGCATCCTCGGGTTGAGCTGTATTTTTGCGAGGGAGGTTATGTCGGAATTTCTCCGATTGAGAACGGGAGGGTCAATGTGGCTGCGCTGATGACCTTGAAATCGGTGCAGGGAAGCGGGAAATCGGTGCCTGAAATTCTCCGATCCGCTTCGCGCACGAACAAAGGGCTGGCTTATCGGTTGGCAGAAGGAGAGCCTGTTCCGGGAACTCAGGTTTCGATTGCCCCGATTCGTCTATCCGACCTGCCCGAGCCATGGTCGCAATATCCCCACATTGGGGATGCCATGATGATGCTGCCTCCGCTTTGCGGGGACGGAATGTCCGTTGCGCTGCGCTCCTCGCGACTATGCGCTGACTGGACCGGCAAGTATTTGGACGGAGACATTCAGTTCAATGAATGGAAACATCAATATTCGCTCGAAGCCAATGCCGCGTTTACCCAGCTCCTTAGAAGAGCGAGGAGAATTCAGAGCCTAGCTTTTGCCAGAACCAATCGCTTCTATCCGGCCATTGCTAGAATGATTCCAGGACTGGCAGCTTATTTGGTAAAAGCGACCCGGCTGTCCGAATCGGGGATCGGCACAAGGTAA
- a CDS encoding DinB family protein: MAGTHPANPSGMIRSTLDFQFQMAWQLLDMHLTGLEDEEFHWPPGSKGLHVHQDNGIWRADWPESENYDIGPPSVAWLTWHITYWWSMALDHSFGSGTLAREEILSSGGIQETRDRINQLRSEWNREVSALTDEEFLSSERTRWPFAERPFHELAAWLNVELMKNAAEIGYCRFLYAVRDR, from the coding sequence ATGGCTGGTACCCATCCGGCAAATCCAAGTGGCATGATTCGCAGCACGCTCGATTTTCAGTTCCAAATGGCTTGGCAGCTGCTCGATATGCATCTAACCGGGCTTGAAGACGAGGAGTTTCATTGGCCACCTGGCTCGAAAGGGCTTCATGTGCACCAAGACAACGGAATATGGCGTGCGGATTGGCCGGAATCGGAAAATTATGATATCGGTCCACCGAGCGTAGCTTGGCTGACCTGGCATATTACCTACTGGTGGTCGATGGCACTGGACCATTCGTTTGGCAGCGGAACATTGGCTAGGGAAGAGATTCTTTCGAGCGGCGGCATACAGGAGACCCGAGACAGGATCAACCAATTGCGAAGCGAATGGAACCGGGAAGTATCGGCGCTCACGGATGAAGAGTTCCTGTCTTCGGAACGAACGCGGTGGCCGTTTGCGGAGAGACCCTTTCATGAACTGGCGGCATGGCTGAACGTCGAGCTGATGAAAAATGCGGCGGAGATCGGCTATTGCCGTTTCCTGTACGCCGTTAGAGACAGATAA
- a CDS encoding TetR/AcrR family transcriptional regulator — protein sequence MPKIGMEPKRRADLINATLTCISRHGIDGMTLDKVAEQAGCSKGVVTYYFQNKEHLTIEAFKTFLAFYGLKIESDISSGMTAMEMMDVTMKHLLPPYREEEATSINVSQLDGIEKMHIPHIDQARLFVQFFSKAALDPKFQEVVAESYSRDFHGIAKIIAYGNQTGEMSVADSYNAAYGLLAMVIGLSFFRVADVPPIHGGDNRTIGEDFVRAFTSHKGM from the coding sequence ATGCCAAAGATCGGAATGGAACCGAAACGCCGGGCGGATCTCATCAACGCTACGTTAACCTGCATCAGCAGGCATGGTATAGACGGCATGACGCTGGATAAGGTTGCCGAGCAAGCGGGCTGCTCCAAGGGGGTTGTGACGTATTATTTTCAGAACAAGGAGCATTTGACGATCGAAGCCTTCAAGACGTTCCTTGCTTTCTACGGGCTCAAGATTGAATCGGACATCAGCAGCGGCATGACAGCCATGGAGATGATGGACGTGACTATGAAGCATCTATTGCCCCCTTACCGTGAAGAAGAGGCGACGAGCATTAACGTATCGCAGCTGGATGGGATTGAGAAGATGCATATTCCTCATATCGATCAAGCCAGACTGTTTGTTCAATTTTTCTCGAAAGCCGCATTGGACCCGAAATTTCAGGAAGTCGTAGCCGAGAGCTACAGCAGGGATTTCCATGGAATTGCCAAGATTATTGCGTACGGCAATCAGACAGGGGAGATGTCCGTAGCAGATTCCTACAACGCAGCCTACGGACTCCTCGCGATGGTGATCGGTTTAAGCTTCTTTAGAGTTGCTGACGTACCGCCGATTCATGGGGGAGATAACCGGACGATTGGGGAGGATTTCGTGCGAGCATTTACCAGTCACAAGGGGATGTAG
- a CDS encoding MFS transporter, with translation MEKTKRRKLNISFQSDIDLEDSPETKDEDSKSKSNSAGSSKGQVWEFIALATIPIVLVFGNSMLVPGLPEMQRELGISKFQSSLIITIFSLAAGLFIPLIGYLSDRFGRKVIIIPALILYGGAGILAGFGAIWNSYAVIISARAIQGFAAAGTAPIAMALVGDLYEGGTESKALGLIEASNGSGKVLSPIIGSLLMLIVWYASFFAFPVFCALSLLAVIFLIKEPKRNQKQELKKYLGNIKDIFKEKGRWLITAFFAGSLGLFILFGILFYLSNILEEKPYNIDGVMKGLILAIPLLGMVITSYTTGSLIKKKGLLMRWLMNIGLVAMTVSLAATLFFLKNIYVFIALLTVSSIGTGLLLPCLNTIITGAVEKSERGMITSLYNSLRFLGVAAGPPLFGWMMDKSDHVVFITVSSLSLVTLGLVFFLIKPPRKIA, from the coding sequence ATGGAAAAAACAAAAAGACGAAAACTGAATATCAGCTTCCAAAGCGATATCGACCTGGAGGACTCCCCGGAAACAAAAGACGAAGACTCCAAGTCCAAATCCAATTCAGCAGGAAGCTCCAAGGGACAGGTCTGGGAATTCATTGCGCTGGCGACCATTCCGATCGTGCTGGTATTCGGCAATTCGATGCTGGTTCCGGGGCTGCCCGAGATGCAAAGAGAGCTTGGCATCAGTAAATTCCAGAGCAGCTTGATCATCACCATTTTCTCGCTGGCGGCAGGCCTGTTTATTCCGCTGATCGGGTATCTGTCGGATCGGTTCGGCCGCAAGGTGATCATCATTCCCGCCTTGATCCTATACGGCGGAGCCGGAATCCTGGCCGGGTTCGGCGCGATATGGAATTCTTATGCGGTCATTATTTCCGCCAGAGCAATTCAAGGGTTCGCAGCTGCCGGGACCGCTCCGATTGCAATGGCGCTCGTCGGCGATTTATACGAGGGCGGAACCGAAAGTAAAGCACTGGGCCTCATCGAGGCATCCAACGGCTCAGGCAAAGTGCTTAGCCCCATAATAGGCTCTCTGCTGATGCTGATCGTTTGGTATGCTTCCTTTTTCGCTTTTCCCGTTTTCTGCGCTTTATCGCTGCTGGCCGTGATCTTCTTGATTAAAGAGCCGAAGCGTAACCAAAAGCAGGAGCTCAAGAAATATCTGGGGAATATCAAGGATATCTTCAAAGAGAAAGGCCGCTGGCTCATCACTGCGTTCTTTGCCGGCTCGTTGGGGCTGTTTATTTTGTTCGGTATCCTGTTTTACCTGTCCAACATCCTTGAGGAGAAGCCCTACAATATCGATGGCGTGATGAAGGGGTTAATTCTAGCCATTCCGCTGCTGGGCATGGTTATAACTTCCTATACGACCGGGAGCCTGATCAAGAAAAAAGGGCTGCTCATGCGCTGGTTAATGAACATCGGTTTAGTTGCCATGACGGTTTCCTTAGCGGCTACCCTGTTCTTTCTGAAGAACATCTATGTATTCATTGCATTGCTGACGGTTAGCAGCATTGGAACCGGACTGCTTCTCCCCTGCCTGAATACCATCATTACCGGCGCCGTCGAGAAGAGTGAACGGGGTATGATTACATCGCTGTATAACAGCTTGCGGTTTTTGGGTGTGGCAGCGGGCCCCCCTTTATTCGGGTGGATGATGGACAAATCCGATCATGTGGTGTTTATCACGGTATCTTCCCTTTCTTTGGTGACATTAGGTCTTGTGTTCTTCTTGATTAAGCCCCCACGCAAGATCGCCTGA
- a CDS encoding TetR/AcrR family transcriptional regulator: protein MNENDLRVIKTKKALHQALLGLLRTNTLESISVSALCREAGVNRGTFYLHYKDVGSLFDEHLHHLLKDLEESYYEPYRHVTMLDPDHLDPSTIRIFHHVKKYQPFYEIVFDKKSSLSYYYSLFEKIKGLMLESTSAHHPDSIDIPLVIAYQANAIMGLLIQWSEDGFTRSPEYMNEQLTNFLKLKNRQH from the coding sequence ATGAACGAAAATGATTTAAGGGTCATCAAGACCAAGAAAGCACTGCATCAAGCATTATTGGGTCTATTACGGACGAACACGTTGGAATCGATCTCGGTGTCGGCGCTTTGCCGTGAAGCGGGCGTCAATCGGGGTACCTTCTATTTGCACTATAAAGACGTCGGGTCACTATTTGACGAGCACCTCCATCATTTGCTTAAAGATTTGGAAGAATCCTATTATGAGCCTTATCGGCATGTAACCATGCTGGATCCCGACCATCTTGATCCTTCGACGATCCGCATCTTCCACCATGTGAAGAAATACCAGCCGTTCTATGAGATCGTGTTTGATAAGAAATCCTCATTGTCTTATTACTATTCGTTGTTTGAAAAGATCAAAGGCTTAATGCTGGAAAGCACATCCGCACATCATCCGGACTCCATCGACATCCCGCTGGTCATCGCGTATCAGGCCAATGCCATTATGGGATTGCTGATCCAATGGTCAGAAGACGGCTTCACCCGCAGCCCGGAATATATGAACGAGCAGCTCACGAATTTCCTGAAGCTTAAAAATAGGCAGCATTAG